From Streptomyces sp. NBC_00690, a single genomic window includes:
- a CDS encoding relaxase/mobilization nuclease produces the protein MIPHLWQRGIDAAGPLEEALGRPVTTREGLTDHIVVAHWNLLGHFIEGEEETWTSAGWAEHLDDPTLEFPFAADEQGIREPLFHLTVELHPQDREPASAEWSEIAHRLARATGIAPPGDQLACRWIAVQAQPGRLDLVANLIRLDGTWQPQSAQLPQRLAAEARRIEADLGLRSPRASDESAPDPGTPAPVAGVEAEIGLLLRHLADGTSGPLATVRGVVEHSAHRLAQLPGAYGSEAGQRLEWSARRLDALQRDLDATATALCRTGRTTPQSPGVAAGPPAAPAYRSR, from the coding sequence GTGATCCCCCATCTGTGGCAGCGGGGCATCGACGCCGCCGGGCCGCTGGAAGAGGCGCTGGGTCGGCCCGTCACCACGAGGGAGGGCCTGACCGATCACATCGTCGTCGCGCACTGGAACCTCCTGGGCCACTTCATCGAGGGTGAGGAGGAGACGTGGACGTCCGCCGGCTGGGCCGAGCATCTCGACGATCCCACCCTGGAGTTTCCCTTCGCAGCGGACGAGCAGGGAATCCGCGAACCGCTCTTCCATCTCACCGTCGAACTCCACCCGCAGGACCGGGAGCCGGCGTCGGCCGAGTGGTCGGAGATCGCCCACCGTCTCGCCCGTGCCACCGGCATCGCGCCGCCCGGTGACCAACTGGCGTGCCGCTGGATCGCCGTCCAGGCCCAGCCGGGCCGCCTGGATCTGGTGGCCAACCTCATCCGCCTCGACGGCACCTGGCAGCCACAGTCCGCCCAGCTCCCCCAGCGCCTCGCGGCGGAGGCCCGCCGCATCGAGGCCGACCTCGGGCTCCGCTCCCCCCGGGCCAGTGACGAGTCGGCACCGGATCCGGGTACACCGGCACCCGTTGCGGGCGTAGAGGCCGAGATCGGTCTGTTGCTCCGTCATCTCGCCGACGGGACGAGCGGCCCGCTGGCCACCGTGCGCGGGGTTGTCGAACACTCCGCACATCGCCTCGCCCAGCTGCCCGGGGCGTACGGGTCCGAGGCCGGGCAGCGTCTGGAATGGTCCGCTCGGCGTCTGGACGCCCTCCAGCGGGATCTCGACGCCACCGCCACCGCGCTGTGCCGCACAGGCCGGACCACCCCACAATCCCCTGGCGTCGCCGCCGGTCCGCCCGCAGCCCCGGCGTACCGCTCCCGCTGA
- the ltrA gene encoding group II intron reverse transcriptase/maturase, giving the protein MNTDELEWALMKAERRVLGIQAKLHRWATDDPSQTFDDLFNLVCDPAFLLIAWSRVRSNRGARSAGVDGLTATGVEVRYGLEEFLAMLRVDLKTGAFRPMPVRERMIPKAGGKLRRLGIPTVRDRVVQAALKLVLEPIFEADFKPCSYGFRPNRRAQDAIAEIHHYGTSIYHWVLEADITACFDEIDHTALMGRVRDRVGDKRVLGLVKAFLKAGILSEGQMVRRTDTGTPQGGILSPLLANIALSVLDEFFAEQWQAAGHDSNARTRLRRRGGATYRLVRYADDFVVMVAGTKAHAEAIRGQVSEVLSPMGLRLSEEKTSVVHLDEGFTFLGFRIQRQQQKGSSKRYVYTWPSDKALTSVKHKVKTIARQTTNVTLGTLLRRINQVLRGWTAYFQHGVSSHTFHYLSHYVWWLVGRWLRKKHRRANRKQLRRRYQVDRWLWADPTENVRLYLAASREVTRYRFRGERIPTPWAEYAARQLA; this is encoded by the coding sequence GTGAATACCGACGAGCTGGAGTGGGCCTTGATGAAGGCCGAACGCCGGGTACTGGGGATCCAGGCCAAGCTGCATCGTTGGGCGACGGATGATCCGTCACAAACGTTTGATGATCTGTTCAACCTCGTCTGTGACCCGGCGTTCCTGCTGATCGCGTGGAGCCGGGTGCGGAGCAACAGGGGAGCCCGTTCGGCAGGGGTGGACGGCTTGACCGCCACCGGTGTCGAAGTCCGTTATGGCCTGGAGGAGTTCCTGGCCATGTTGCGGGTCGACCTGAAGACCGGGGCGTTCCGCCCGATGCCCGTACGAGAGCGGATGATCCCGAAGGCCGGTGGCAAGCTGCGCCGGCTGGGGATTCCGACGGTGCGGGACCGGGTGGTGCAGGCGGCTCTCAAGCTGGTCTTGGAGCCGATCTTCGAGGCGGATTTCAAACCGTGCTCCTACGGCTTCCGCCCGAACCGGCGCGCTCAGGACGCCATCGCCGAGATCCACCACTACGGAACCAGCATCTATCACTGGGTCCTGGAGGCGGACATCACGGCGTGCTTCGACGAGATCGACCACACGGCCCTCATGGGCCGGGTGCGAGACCGCGTCGGAGACAAACGCGTTCTGGGACTGGTGAAGGCGTTCCTGAAGGCTGGCATCCTCTCCGAGGGCCAGATGGTCAGGCGCACCGACACCGGCACCCCGCAGGGCGGCATTCTCTCGCCTCTGCTGGCCAACATCGCCCTGTCCGTGCTCGACGAGTTCTTCGCCGAGCAATGGCAGGCCGCCGGACACGACAGCAACGCGCGGACCCGGCTCCGTCGTCGCGGAGGAGCGACCTACCGCCTCGTGCGGTATGCCGACGACTTCGTGGTGATGGTGGCCGGGACGAAAGCGCACGCTGAAGCGATCCGGGGCCAGGTCTCAGAGGTGCTCTCCCCGATGGGCCTGCGCCTGTCGGAGGAGAAGACGAGCGTCGTCCATCTCGACGAGGGCTTCACCTTCCTCGGCTTCCGCATCCAGCGGCAGCAGCAGAAGGGAAGCAGCAAGCGATACGTCTACACCTGGCCGTCCGACAAAGCGTTGACGTCGGTCAAGCACAAGGTGAAGACCATCGCGCGACAGACCACGAACGTCACGCTCGGCACCCTGCTGCGCCGGATCAATCAGGTGCTACGGGGATGGACTGCGTACTTCCAGCACGGCGTCTCGTCGCACACCTTCCACTACCTCAGCCACTATGTGTGGTGGCTGGTCGGAAGGTGGCTACGGAAGAAGCACCGCCGTGCCAACAGGAAGCAACTACGGCGTCGGTATCAAGTCGACCGATGGCTGTGGGCAGACCCCACGGAGAACGTGCGGCTCTATCTGGCCGCATCCAGGGAAGTCACTCGCTACCGGTTCCGCGGCGAGAGAATCCCCACCCCGTGGGCCGAGTACGCGGCACGCCAACTCGCCTAG